The region GGTCCCGCATCGTCGATGGACGAACAGGTGTTCCGCACGCAGGTCGGACCGAAGCTGAAGGCACTCGCGCAGCGGCTTGGGCAGACGATCTGACACGGGTGCGTCGCCGCGCTCTCCGAAGCGCGCCGCCGTTCATCGTGTGAGCCGCGCGCACCATCTCTCGTCAGTTTCCCGACGCCGAAGTACGACGTCGACAGACAAAACCCGCGGCCATCGGCGCCAACGCGACGGGGTTGAACGCGCAGCGTTCGCACTGCGGACCCGACGTCGCGCCTGACGAGCAACGCATCGCGCCGGCCCGGCATGGAGCCGCGAACGCATCCGCAGCGGCCCTGCATACCGGCGCCGGATCCACGCCGTAACCCGCGCCGTAACCCCTTTGCCAGACCGGATCGCCGATCGGGCGCGGCGCTCGCCGCATGGGTCCGACCGCTACTGCGCACCGGCCGCCATGCGGGAAATCACGCCGTGACGACCTTCGCGAACACCGGCCCCTGCATGAACCGCACGTCGTGCTGGCGCAGCAGCTCGCACTGCGTTTCGTCGACGACGCCGTCGAAGATCAGCGGAATCCGTACGCGCTGCGCATACGCGACCAGCGCCTTCACCATTCCGTCGCGCAGCGCGATGCCCGCATCCATCTTGATGTAGTCGGGCCGCGCCATCTCCGATTCGACCGCGAGGATCCGGCCCGGGTCGGGCAGCTTGTCGGCGACCTTGAAGCCGTGATGCTGGTAGCTGCGCGTGAGGTAGCCAAGAAAAGTCTTGTGCGCGACCGCGACGGCCGGCAGTTCGATCACGATCCGCTCGGTGGGCAAGCCGAAGCGTTGCAGCACCGACGAGAAATGCTTGCCGTGGTCGTACTTCACGCTCTTGAGCAGCCGCTCGTGCACGCGCAGAAACAGCAGCCCGTGACGTTGCGCGCCGAAGAAGTTGATCGCGTGCAGCGCGCGCGACAGCCGGTCGATCGCGACGAGCGTCTGGTCGTCGACGGCCGAATCGACCGGGTCGTGCAGCGCGCCCGTGACCAGCGTGACGGCCTGGAAGCCGAGTTCGTCGCCGTAGCGCTCGATCGCATCGGCGAACGACGTCGATTGCGGTGCGCCGGGCATCGTCACGTCGTAGATCGGCTCGTACGCGCTCGCGAGCGTCCGCTCGGGCAGATTCGCGCACGCGGTGCCGCCCTCGGCGAGCGCGAGGTGTTCCCGCAGATACGGTAGTTGCCCGGCACGGGCGACCAGCTCGGGAATGTTGGGCGGAATCATCGGCGTCGAAAGGAAAAATGGCGGCCGAAAGGGCCGCCTCACGTATCGATATTAGCAGTGCGCGCCAGACTCGGCTCGGCGTTTCGCTCATATGGTTATCCCGTCCCGGAAGCGTTGGCTAGGGTTTACGTTGATTTCACTATTCGTAATTGGTTTTACTATTCGTAAATCCAGCGATTTGTCGCCGATCAAGAAAAGCGGCGTTCAGGCGCCCGGAGCGGCGCCGTTTTCCGAATCGGATCAACAGGAAGCAAAGGAGCGAGACGTGGCGGTTGAAGTGGACGGAGCAGCACGGGCGGCGGCAACGGCCGCCAATGAAGCGGTGCGGGATGGCGCCGCGTGCGGCGGCGCGCACGCCGCAGCGCTGAGGAGCGGATGGCGATCATGAGCATCGATTACCAGACGCTGAAGTTCGACTACCGGCCGCGCGCGGCACGGGCCGTCGGCGATGACGCGGCCATTCACCCGGTGATCGTCGTCGGTGCGGGCCCGGTGGGTCTGTCGGCCGCGATCGACCTCGCGCAGCGGGGCGTGCCGGTCGTGCTGCTCGACGACGACGACACGCTGTCGACGGGCTCGCGCGCGATCTGCTTCGCGAAGCGCACGCTCGAGATTTTCGACGGGCTCGGCTGCGGCGAGCGCTTCGTCGAGAAGGGCGTGAGCTGGCACGTGGGCAAGGTGTTCCTGCAGGACGAACTGCTGTACGCGTTCGACCTGCTGCCGGAGGAAGGCCATGCGCGCCCCGCGTTCGTCAATCTGCAGCAGTACTACGTCGAAGGCTACCTGGCCGAGCGCGCGTTCGAGCTGCCGAATATCGACATCCGCTGGAAGCACAAGGTGACGGGCGTCGCGCAGTCGGCGGAGCACGCGACGCTGACCGTCGAGACGCCGGAAGGTGTCGAGACGCTGCGCGCACTGTACGTGATCGCGGCAGACGGCTCGCGCAGCCCGATGCGCACGGCGATGGGGCTCGAAAGCCGCGGCCGCACGTTCAAGGATCGCTTCCTGATCGCCGACGTGAAGATGAAGGCGGAATTCCCGACCGAGCGCTGGTTCTGGTTCGATCCGCCGTTCCACCGCAACCAGTCGGTGTTGCTGCATCGTCAACCCGACAACGTGTGGCGCATCGATTTCCAGCTCGGCTGGGACGCCGACCCGGTCGCCGAGAAGCAGCCTGAACGTGTGATTCCGCGCGTGCGTGCGCTGCTCGGCGCGGATGTCGAGTTCGAGCTCGAATGGGTAAGCGTCTATACGTTCCGCTGCCAGCGCATGGATACGTTCCGGCACGGCCGCGTGCTGTTCGCGGGCGACTCCGCGCACGGCGTGTCGCCTTTCGGTGCCCGCGGCGCGAACAGCGGCGTGCAGGACGCGGACAACCTCGCATGGAAGCTGAAGCTCGTGCTCGACGGCCGCGCGCCCGACGCGCTGCTCGACACCTACGCGAGCGAGCGCGAATTCGCGGCGGACGAGAACATCCGCAATTCGACGCGCTCGACTGACTTCATCACGCCGAAGAGCGCGGTATCACGCGTGTTTCGCGACGCGACGCTGAAGCTCGCGCGCGATTGCGAATTCGCGCGCAAGCTCGTGAACAGCGGCCGCCTGTCGGTGCCGGCCGTGCTGACCGAGTCGCCGCTGAACACGCCGGACCGCCATGGCGACACGTTTGCAGGCGCGATGCGCCCGGGTGCGGCAGCGGCCGATGCGCCGGTGCGCGCGCAAGGTGCGTCGGGCTGGCTGCTCAAGCACCTGGGCGACGGCTTCGCGGGCGTGCTCTTCGGGCTGCCGGGCGATGCGGCCGCGCTCGCGCAGGCGCTCGACGGCCTCGCGCTGCCGGTGCGGCCCGTGCTGGTCGTGCCGGCCGGGCACGCGCAGCCGGTGGCCGGCGTCGACGTCGTGGAGGACGTCGACGGTTTCGCCGCGCAACGCTACGACGCGAAGCCCGGCACGTTCTACCTGCTGCGCCCCGACCAGCACGTATGCGCGCGGATGCGCACGCTCGAGCGCCCGGCGATCGCCGATGCACTGGCGCGCGCGATCTGCGCGAAGCTGAATCCATAACGACACCGGAGACACCGTCATGCCCCGACTCGACACCCGCCCGCGTCTTGCCGATCCGGACACGTTCTACGAAGCGCTGATCGACATGCATCGCGACTTGTCGGACGCCGACAGCCAGCTCGTCAACGCGAAGCTGATCCTGTTGCTCGCGAACCAGATCGGCGACGCCGACGTGCTGCGCGAAGCGATGGCGCTCGCGCGCCAGGGCGTGACGCCGCCTGTGCATCCGGCCGCCGAGGTGACGCAATGAGCGCGGCGCCGGCCGCTACGCGCGTGGTGGAAGTCGAGCGCGTGATCGACGACACGCATCGCCCGGGCTTTCACTGGATGTTGCTGATCCTGTGCGGACTGTGCCTCGTGATCGACGGCTTCGACGCGCAGGCGATGGGCTACGTCGCACCGAGCGTGATCGCCGAATGGGGCGTGCCTAAGCAGGCGCTCGGGCCCGTCTTTAGCGCGAGCCTGTTCGGGATGCTGCTCGGCGCGCTCGCGCTGTCGGTGCTGGCCGACCGGATCGGGCGGCGCCCGGTGCTGATCGGCTCGACGCTGTTCTTCGCGGTGACGATGCTCGCGACGCCGTTCGCGGGCTCGATCCCGGTGCTGATGGTGCTGCGCTTTGTCACGGGGCTCGGCCTCGGCTGCATCATGCCGAACGCGATGGCGCTGGTCGGCGAGTTCAGTCCGGGTGCGCATCGCGTGAAGCGGATGATGATCGTGTCGTGCGGCTTCACGCTCGGCGCGGCGATCGGCGGCTTCATCAGCGCCGCGCTGATTCCGGCACTCGGCTGGCGCGCGGTGTTCTTCGTCGGCGGCGCGGTGCCGCTCGTGCTGACGATCGCGATGATCGCGCGGCTGCCCGAGTCGCTGCAGTTCCTGGTGCTGAAAGGCCGGGACGCGCAGGCGCGCGACTGGCTCGCGCGCTTCGCGCCGCACGCCGGCATCGATGCGAACACGCGGCTTGCCGTGCGCGAGCGCGCGACGAACGGCGCGCCGGTCGCCGAACTGTTCCGCGACGGCCGCCTGCCGGTCACGCTGCTGCTATGGGCGATCAGCTTCATGAACCTGATCGACCTGTACTTCCTGTCGAACTGGCTGCCGACCGTGATGCGCGACGCGGGCTATTCGCCGGGCACGGCGGTGATCGTCGGCACGGTGCTGCAGACAGGCGGCGTGATCGGCACGCTGTCGCTCGGCTGGTTCATCGAACGCTACGGCTTCGTGCGCGTGCTGTTCGCGTGCTTCGCGTGCGCGGCCGTGTCGGTGGGACTGATCGGATCGGTCGCGCATGCGCTGCCGTGGCTGCTGCTCGTCGTGTTCGCAGGCGGATTCTGCGTGGTGGGCGGCCAGCCGGCCGTCAACGCGCTCGCGGGCCAGTATTACCCGACGTCGCTGCGCTCGACCGGCATCGGCTGGAGCCTCGGGATCGGCCGGATCGGCTCGGTGCTCGGGCCGCTCGTCGGCGGACAACTGATTGCATTGAACTGGACGAACGGCGCGCTGTTCCACGCGGCCGCGGTGCCCGTGCTGTGCTCGGCGCTGTTCGTGCTCGGCCTCGCGGGCGTCACGCGGCGCAGCGATGCTCGGGCGCCGAACGCCGCTGTGAACTGATGGAGAAAGGAAACGATGACGCTTGACCTGTCGAAACCGGCAACCGCCGGCTACTTGAGCGGATTCGCGAACGAATTCGCGACCGAGGCGCTGCCCGGCGCGCTGCCGCACGGGCGCAATTCGCCGCAGCGCGCGCCGTACGGGCTGTATG is a window of Burkholderia latens DNA encoding:
- a CDS encoding FAD-dependent oxidoreductase, which gives rise to MAIMSIDYQTLKFDYRPRAARAVGDDAAIHPVIVVGAGPVGLSAAIDLAQRGVPVVLLDDDDTLSTGSRAICFAKRTLEIFDGLGCGERFVEKGVSWHVGKVFLQDELLYAFDLLPEEGHARPAFVNLQQYYVEGYLAERAFELPNIDIRWKHKVTGVAQSAEHATLTVETPEGVETLRALYVIAADGSRSPMRTAMGLESRGRTFKDRFLIADVKMKAEFPTERWFWFDPPFHRNQSVLLHRQPDNVWRIDFQLGWDADPVAEKQPERVIPRVRALLGADVEFELEWVSVYTFRCQRMDTFRHGRVLFAGDSAHGVSPFGARGANSGVQDADNLAWKLKLVLDGRAPDALLDTYASEREFAADENIRNSTRSTDFITPKSAVSRVFRDATLKLARDCEFARKLVNSGRLSVPAVLTESPLNTPDRHGDTFAGAMRPGAAAADAPVRAQGASGWLLKHLGDGFAGVLFGLPGDAAALAQALDGLALPVRPVLVVPAGHAQPVAGVDVVEDVDGFAAQRYDAKPGTFYLLRPDQHVCARMRTLERPAIADALARAICAKLNP
- a CDS encoding DUF2783 domain-containing protein; protein product: MPRLDTRPRLADPDTFYEALIDMHRDLSDADSQLVNAKLILLLANQIGDADVLREAMALARQGVTPPVHPAAEVTQ
- a CDS encoding EAL domain-containing protein codes for the protein MIPPNIPELVARAGQLPYLREHLALAEGGTACANLPERTLASAYEPIYDVTMPGAPQSTSFADAIERYGDELGFQAVTLVTGALHDPVDSAVDDQTLVAIDRLSRALHAINFFGAQRHGLLFLRVHERLLKSVKYDHGKHFSSVLQRFGLPTERIVIELPAVAVAHKTFLGYLTRSYQHHGFKVADKLPDPGRILAVESEMARPDYIKMDAGIALRDGMVKALVAYAQRVRIPLIFDGVVDETQCELLRQHDVRFMQGPVFAKVVTA
- a CDS encoding MFS transporter, yielding MSAAPAATRVVEVERVIDDTHRPGFHWMLLILCGLCLVIDGFDAQAMGYVAPSVIAEWGVPKQALGPVFSASLFGMLLGALALSVLADRIGRRPVLIGSTLFFAVTMLATPFAGSIPVLMVLRFVTGLGLGCIMPNAMALVGEFSPGAHRVKRMMIVSCGFTLGAAIGGFISAALIPALGWRAVFFVGGAVPLVLTIAMIARLPESLQFLVLKGRDAQARDWLARFAPHAGIDANTRLAVRERATNGAPVAELFRDGRLPVTLLLWAISFMNLIDLYFLSNWLPTVMRDAGYSPGTAVIVGTVLQTGGVIGTLSLGWFIERYGFVRVLFACFACAAVSVGLIGSVAHALPWLLLVVFAGGFCVVGGQPAVNALAGQYYPTSLRSTGIGWSLGIGRIGSVLGPLVGGQLIALNWTNGALFHAAAVPVLCSALFVLGLAGVTRRSDARAPNAAVN